A genomic region of Vampirovibrio chlorellavorus contains the following coding sequences:
- the nuoL gene encoding NADH-quinone oxidoreductase subunit L has translation MDWFANVENIWAVPLYPLAAFILIVLLRTFAPNTRKELCSGLTIFATFLGLLHTAGALQWLFHQPADAVKALERNMTWLQAGDFKLSLGYLVDSMSVMMLFVVTFISILIQCYTHGYMNHDKGYAKFFGYLALFNFSMLGLVLSTNLFQIYIFWELVGVSSYLLIGFWFHKPSAAAACMKAFLMNRVGDFGFLFGILGLLYFSFPLWNSYLLAHPDAAFLSFSALPAFVGQIATFAGPTTFTVIAILLFMGPMAKSAQLPLHTWLPDAMEGPTPISALIHAATMVAAGVYLVGRAYPVFQASDTAMLFITLIGTTSAVVAATIALTQYDIKKALAYSTMSQLGFMMAGMGVGAFTAGLFHLFTHAFFKAMLFLCSGSVIHACEDEQDMRKMGGLAKKLPITHIAYLIGTLAISGLFWTSGFWSKDEILLGAKEYAPGIYWNLAITAGLTSFYMFRTYFLTFWGKYRGEAHVHHEDTAMKWPLAVLAVPSALIGIAMAGLKDVNWLPAFGAYIHSGAHHAVEHAHTFAQAAFSEVGIMSLVIGLVGAGLAFIFYVVAPAIPEAVKKAPLAATAFSLFSNKWYFDDIYQAFVDRIYLAFARGSSTFDKGGIDGAVNVTGRSVMGAGFALRQLQSGKVQTYIAVMFFAVVCLSLLLFYWLM, from the coding sequence GCACTTTTGCCCCGAACACTCGCAAAGAGCTTTGTTCGGGTTTGACCATTTTCGCCACTTTTTTGGGGCTGCTGCACACGGCTGGCGCCTTGCAGTGGTTGTTTCACCAGCCCGCTGATGCGGTGAAGGCCCTGGAGCGTAATATGACCTGGCTACAGGCCGGAGACTTCAAACTCTCTCTTGGCTATTTGGTGGACTCCATGTCGGTCATGATGCTGTTTGTGGTTACGTTTATCAGCATCCTCATTCAATGCTATACGCACGGTTACATGAATCACGACAAAGGGTACGCCAAGTTTTTTGGCTATTTGGCCTTGTTTAACTTTTCCATGCTGGGTCTGGTACTGAGTACCAACCTGTTCCAGATTTACATTTTCTGGGAATTGGTGGGGGTTAGCAGCTACTTGCTGATTGGTTTCTGGTTCCACAAGCCTTCCGCCGCCGCCGCCTGTATGAAGGCCTTTTTAATGAACCGGGTGGGAGACTTTGGTTTCTTGTTCGGCATTTTGGGGCTGCTGTATTTCAGCTTCCCCCTGTGGAACAGCTACCTGCTGGCGCATCCTGATGCGGCGTTCCTGTCTTTCAGTGCCCTGCCTGCCTTTGTGGGTCAAATCGCTACTTTTGCTGGGCCTACTACGTTTACGGTTATTGCCATTTTGCTCTTTATGGGGCCTATGGCCAAAAGCGCCCAGTTGCCCTTGCATACCTGGCTGCCCGACGCTATGGAGGGTCCTACGCCCATTAGCGCCCTGATCCACGCCGCGACCATGGTGGCTGCCGGTGTGTATCTGGTGGGTCGTGCCTATCCTGTTTTTCAGGCCTCAGACACCGCCATGTTGTTCATCACCTTGATTGGCACTACCTCTGCGGTGGTGGCGGCCACAATCGCCCTGACCCAGTACGACATCAAGAAAGCCCTGGCCTATTCCACCATGTCCCAGTTGGGTTTCATGATGGCGGGGATGGGCGTGGGCGCTTTTACCGCCGGATTGTTCCACCTGTTTACCCACGCATTCTTCAAGGCCATGCTGTTCTTGTGTTCCGGTAGCGTGATTCACGCCTGCGAGGACGAGCAGGATATGCGCAAGATGGGTGGCTTGGCCAAAAAATTGCCCATCACTCACATTGCTTATCTCATTGGCACGTTGGCGATTTCCGGTTTGTTCTGGACCAGTGGTTTCTGGTCTAAAGATGAAATCCTGTTGGGGGCCAAGGAATACGCACCGGGCATTTACTGGAACTTGGCCATTACCGCCGGTCTGACTTCCTTTTACATGTTCCGGACTTACTTCCTGACCTTCTGGGGCAAGTACCGGGGCGAAGCCCATGTGCATCACGAAGATACCGCTATGAAGTGGCCGCTGGCGGTTTTGGCGGTTCCTTCCGCCCTGATTGGTATCGCTATGGCTGGTTTGAAAGACGTGAACTGGCTGCCTGCCTTTGGCGCTTACATTCACTCCGGGGCGCACCACGCCGTCGAACACGCCCATACTTTCGCTCAGGCGGCCTTTTCCGAAGTCGGTATCATGTCCTTGGTGATTGGACTCGTTGGCGCAGGCTTGGCTTTCATCTTCTACGTGGTGGCCCCTGCTATCCCTGAGGCCGTCAAGAAGGCACCCTTGGCCGCCACTGCCTTTAGTCTGTTCTCGAACAAGTGGTACTTCGACGACATTTACCAGGCTTTCGTTGACCGCATTTACCTTGCTTTCGCCCGCGGATCCTCTACCTTTGACAAGGGCGGCATTGATGGCGCGGTCAACGTTACCGGCCGTAGCGTGATGGGGGCGGGTTTCGCCCTGCGTCAGTTGCAGTCCG